In Macrobrachium nipponense isolate FS-2020 chromosome 15, ASM1510439v2, whole genome shotgun sequence, a single genomic region encodes these proteins:
- the LOC135195039 gene encoding heme-binding protein 2-like — MKLLTALVFLLAVAGTQSGIVDSFISQVKSLFTTHEEAPYHVTEWSSEYEERRYPPQKWVCSQEEAKPGEYTVEELTTSLFWRLFAYIGGHNAEGKAIEMTGPVTVEVTLLESGGKRFTECFYLGNAHQANPPQPAESHTFIQDRPELYVLTRTVGGYVEAEAEWQREAQSLASILERHGRTVSFDRQYWVGYDPPVKFWNRRNEVWFVEN; from the exons ATGAAGCTACTGACAGCTCTAGTATTCCTGCTGGCGGTGGCAGGAACCCAGTCCGGAATT gtaGACAGTTTCATTAGCCAAGTGAAAAGTTTATTTACCACTCATGAAGAGGCTCCATATCATGTCACCGAGTGGTCCTCG gaatATGAAGAGAGGCGATACCCACCTCAAAAATGGGTTTGCTCACAAGAGGAAGCCAAACCTGGAGAGTACACTGTCGAAGAACTAACGACATCCTTGTTCTGGAGGCTTTTCGCTTACATAGGCGGCCATAACGCTGAAG GGAAGGCGATCGAAATGACCGGTCCGGTAACGGTCGAGGTCACTTTGCTTGAATCCGGTGGCAAGAGGTTTACAGAATGTTTCTACTTGGGAAATGCACACCAGGCCAATCCACCTCAGCCGGCGGAATCTCACACTTTCATACAGGACCGCCCAGAGCTCTATGTCCTTACGAG GACCGTCGGGGGATACGTCGAAGCTGAAGCAGAGTGGCAAAGGGAAGCTCAGAGTTTGGCATCTATCCTCGAGCGTCACGGAAGAACTGTATCCTTCGATCGCCAGTACTG GGTTGGATATGATCCTCCAGTGAAGTTCTGGAACCGCCGCAATGAAGTTTGGTTTGTGGAGAACTAA